The DNA region CTGCTGTTTTTGCCGAGTCTCGCCTGTTGCTTGAGGAAGAAGTTAATCGTTCCAACATGGTGCTGTTATCTCAGGTGCAGGAAACCATTGATAATCAGATTGGCGATATTGGCAGCATCAGTAATCAATTAATGGCTGACTCTCAACTCATGAGCTTCATTAATCATGCCTCGGAACAAGATGCCCGTTGGAGGTTCATGGGGATTGATCTGATCAAGAACTTGAAATCCACACGCGTCGGAAACGGCTTGATTAGTGAACTGTATATTTATATCAAACAATCCGATATCGCGTTATCCTCTTCTTCACTCATTCAGAAAAAATACCTATATGACATATTCTATCAGGGCACGAATGTAACCGAAGAAGCGTGGACCCGGCTTATGCACGATTCCGGTAAGAGCATGTACCGCAAAATGGAGGTTCGGAGTGAAGATCGACGGATCGAAGACACGCTGGTCTATCTTCAGCCGTTTCCTATTCAGAATGGCGCTGACAGCCCTGCGACCTTCGTTGTTAACCTGGACCCGAATCGATTCCAGCAAGCCATTGATCACGTACGTTTGGAAAAAGAGAGCATCGTGTTCATTCTGGATCACGACGGAAACACGTTATTTTCCACCGGATCGTTTGAAACCCCTTACATGAATGGGGAGGACCTTAAACTTTTCGATGATGCTGGGAAAAGAACGGAAACGATTGATTGGAACGGAGAGTCCGTGACCATATCACAGATTTCCTCCAAGATCCAGGACTGGAAGTATGTATCCATCATACCTACCCGAATCTATGCCAAGAAGCTGACGGTCATCCGCGATATTACGCTTGGAGGTGTTGCCGCAGGACTTATCCTCGGTGGGGTGGCAGCCTGGTGGTTTACCAGGAGGAATTACCGTCCGCTGGGACGGATCATGAGCATTATCTCCGATAAGGTCAAATGGAAACTGGAGCAGCCAGATAATGAATATGGCATCTTGCAGTCTGTCCTGATCCAAGCCTGGGAGGAGCAGGATCAATTTGCGAACAGGCTTAAGGATCAGCAAAACGTTGTGCGGGGCAGTCTGCTCTCCAAGCTGATGAAGGGAAGGGTACAGGTGGGTGAGGGATTTCCCTCGACGCTGGAACGGTCGGGCATTCGGTTCGAGACGAATTCATTTGCCGTATTGCTCCTGCACATTGAGGATGTTGAAGGACTGTTCCGTTCCAGAGGACGTGAGCAGGACCAGGAGGAGAAACATCAATTTGTACATCTGATCCTGACCAATGTGCTGGAGGAGATGATCGGATCGATTGGTCACGTATACTCTGTGGACATTAATGGAAGAATCGCATTCCTGATCAATATTCGGGACTGTGAGGAGGATACCAGTCAACGGTTAATTC from Paenibacillus sp. JNUCC-31 includes:
- a CDS encoding AraC family transcriptional regulator, yielding MKRKSILLSWSISYMVILLIPIVIGAAVFAESRLLLEEEVNRSNMVLLSQVQETIDNQIGDIGSISNQLMADSQLMSFINHASEQDARWRFMGIDLIKNLKSTRVGNGLISELYIYIKQSDIALSSSSLIQKKYLYDIFYQGTNVTEEAWTRLMHDSGKSMYRKMEVRSEDRRIEDTLVYLQPFPIQNGADSPATFVVNLDPNRFQQAIDHVRLEKESIVFILDHDGNTLFSTGSFETPYMNGEDLKLFDDAGKRTETIDWNGESVTISQISSKIQDWKYVSIIPTRIYAKKLTVIRDITLGGVAAGLILGGVAAWWFTRRNYRPLGRIMSIISDKVKWKLEQPDNEYGILQSVLIQAWEEQDQFANRLKDQQNVVRGSLLSKLMKGRVQVGEGFPSTLERSGIRFETNSFAVLLLHIEDVEGLFRSRGREQDQEEKHQFVHLILTNVLEEMIGSIGHVYSVDINGRIAFLINIRDCEEDTSQRLIRAVEEAQRFIGSRFCVYFSVGVSHVHHCMVEIADCFRESEEALEYRLILGIGQIIDPNRIRRPKEELYYPLDLERQLINYIATGNYARSTEVMNEILMTNFAGEPLSVELARCLMFELIGTFLKATEQIKTDDQNEMTQRNDLIRQLFACETFEEIEAELLRILETVCQTVHERKRSRSEELRDQLVEFIHESYADVNLGLTHLSERFRFHPTYVSKYFKEQTGVNVIDYINQYRIEQSKKILQAEELTIQDVSERVGFLNSNSFIRVFKKYEGITPGQYKQNSRLVQQED